A single window of Ammospiza caudacuta isolate bAmmCau1 chromosome Z, bAmmCau1.pri, whole genome shotgun sequence DNA harbors:
- the LOC131571220 gene encoding C-C motif chemokine 16-like, whose translation MALRPFLLLLLLLAASLLIAQAQGIGSSALDCCLKNRPLKKEILGGVVTSYRQQGPESGCYLRSVVLITKRNRKICASPTDDTVLKLIQQLDKRAKNDKNRKKGQTQRPRGRPKKQRRQRV comes from the exons ATGGCTCTccgccccttcctgctgctgctgctgctgctggctgcctccTTGCTCATTGCCCAGGCTCaag GCATTGGAAGCTCAGCCTTGGACTGCTGCCTGAAGAACAGACCTTTGAAGAAGGAGATCCTTGGTGGGGTGGTGACATCCTACCGCCAACAGGGACCCGAGTCTGGCTGTTACCTCCGTTCTGTTGT gcTCATCACCAAGAGGAACAGGAAAATCTGTGCCTCTCCCACTGACGACACTGTCCTGAAGTTGATTCAGCAGCTGGACAAGAGGGCCAAGAATGACAAGAACAGGAAGAAGGGGCAGACCCAGCGTCCCAGGGGCAGACCCAAGAAGCAGAGGCGGCAGCGGGTCTAA